From Chryseobacterium shandongense, the proteins below share one genomic window:
- the hisG gene encoding ATP phosphoribosyltransferase: MSILKIAIQKSGRLYEESLQLLKDCGIFVNNGKDQLKVSVDNFPMEIMYLRNSDIPQYLEDGVVDIAIVGENLLVEKQKKIEIVQPLGFSKCRVSLAVPKEIETDDLSYFQGRKIATSYPNTLKNFLDKNNISADIHVISGSVEIAPNIGLADGICDIVSSGSTLFKNGLRETVTILTSEAVLAKTFKLDDGKTRILEKFIFRIKAVLKAKNSKYILMNVPDDKIGEVSKALPVLKSPTVIPLAEEGWSSIHSVIDEARFWEVIDELKDKGAQDILIIPIDKMVI, translated from the coding sequence ATGAGTATATTAAAAATTGCCATACAAAAAAGCGGAAGGCTTTACGAAGAATCTCTTCAGCTCCTTAAAGACTGCGGTATTTTCGTCAACAACGGAAAAGACCAGCTAAAGGTTTCCGTAGACAATTTTCCGATGGAAATCATGTATCTGAGAAATTCGGATATTCCTCAGTATCTGGAAGATGGAGTAGTAGATATTGCCATTGTCGGAGAAAACCTTCTGGTAGAAAAACAGAAAAAAATTGAAATCGTTCAGCCTTTAGGATTCTCAAAATGCAGAGTTTCTTTGGCAGTTCCGAAAGAAATTGAAACCGATGACCTGAGTTATTTTCAGGGAAGAAAAATTGCCACTTCTTATCCGAATACACTGAAAAACTTTTTGGATAAAAACAATATTTCCGCAGATATACATGTTATTTCTGGCTCTGTAGAAATCGCTCCGAACATAGGACTTGCCGATGGAATATGCGATATTGTAAGCTCAGGAAGCACCCTCTTCAAAAACGGATTAAGAGAAACCGTTACCATTCTTACTTCTGAAGCTGTTCTGGCAAAAACATTCAAACTGGATGATGGAAAAACCAGGATACTTGAAAAATTTATCTTCAGAATTAAAGCCGTTCTTAAAGCAAAAAATTCAAAATATATTCTCATGAACGTTCCGGACGATAAGATCGGAGAAGTTTCAAAGGCACTACCCGTGTTGAAAAGTCCGACGGTGATTCCACTGGCGGAAGAAGGATGGAGCAGCATCCATTCTGTAATAGACGAAGCGCGTTTCTGGGAAGTGATTGATGAACTGAAAGACAAAGGAGCCCAGGATATTTTAATAATTCCAATCGATAAAATGGTGATTTAA
- a CDS encoding glycosyltransferase family 4 protein has protein sequence MKIAFDAKRFFHNTSGLGNYSRDLVRILATYFPENEYILLNKNKSERGSDILDFPDVDFVKTTKGSLSRQLEMGKDAQHHNADIFHGLSGELPLKWDKKPIKKIVTIHDLIFMRFPQYYSFFDRKIHFWKFKKAADSADKIIAISQQTKQDIIQFLNVPESKIEVIYQGCHKAFKEQQSEEFIQKTKEKYKLPERFVLNVGTIEERKNLLNVVKALKDTDIPLVVVGKKTKYSKKVERFVHQNKIKADFLEGVSMDELAVIYKLADIFIYPSLFEGFGIPVIEALFSKTVVITSNISCLPEAGGPDSVYVDPNNHLDIQAKIKFLWQNESERKRRAEKGFEFVQKFNDQPIAQELIKLYANILQ, from the coding sequence ATGAAAATAGCTTTCGACGCAAAACGTTTTTTCCACAACACTTCCGGTTTAGGGAACTATTCGAGAGATCTCGTGAGAATTCTGGCAACGTATTTTCCTGAAAATGAATATATTTTGTTAAACAAAAATAAATCCGAGAGAGGATCTGATATTCTGGATTTTCCCGACGTTGATTTCGTCAAAACAACAAAAGGAAGCCTTTCCCGCCAGCTGGAAATGGGGAAAGATGCACAGCATCATAATGCAGATATTTTTCATGGATTATCAGGTGAGCTGCCTTTGAAATGGGACAAAAAACCGATCAAAAAAATTGTCACCATTCACGATCTTATTTTCATGCGTTTTCCCCAGTATTATTCCTTTTTTGACCGTAAAATTCATTTCTGGAAATTTAAAAAAGCCGCAGATTCAGCAGATAAAATCATCGCCATTTCACAACAAACGAAACAAGATATTATCCAGTTTCTCAACGTTCCTGAATCTAAAATTGAAGTGATTTACCAGGGCTGCCATAAAGCATTTAAAGAACAGCAGTCGGAAGAATTTATACAAAAAACAAAAGAAAAATATAAACTTCCTGAACGTTTTGTGCTGAATGTAGGAACCATTGAAGAACGAAAAAATTTATTAAACGTTGTTAAAGCATTAAAAGATACGGATATTCCCTTGGTAGTCGTTGGAAAAAAAACAAAATATTCCAAAAAAGTGGAACGTTTTGTTCATCAGAATAAAATCAAAGCTGATTTTTTAGAAGGCGTTTCAATGGATGAATTAGCGGTAATCTACAAGCTTGCAGATATCTTCATTTATCCGAGTTTATTTGAAGGGTTCGGCATTCCCGTTATCGAAGCATTATTTTCTAAAACAGTTGTGATAACAAGCAACATAAGCTGCCTGCCGGAAGCGGGCGGACCAGATTCTGTCTACGTAGACCCCAATAATCATCTTGATATTCAGGCAAAAATTAAATTTCTATGGCAAAACGAATCCGAGAGAAAACGCCGTGCTGAAAAGGGTTTTGAATTTGTGCAAAAGTTTAATGATCAGCCCATTGCCCAGGAATTAATAAAACTTTATGCAAATATTTTACAATAA
- a CDS encoding polysaccharide deacetylase family protein, translating into MVLLSFDIEEFDMPLEYKGEIAFQKQISISQAGLENILDILKKHNAKATFFSTVVFAENSKHLIEKLLNEGHELASHTWFHSDFKEEHLKQSKEKLEELFSTKVTGLRMPRMMPVSKNAVENAGYSYNSSINPTFLPGRYNNLKISRTYFKEGNVMQIPASVSPNFRIPLFWLSFHNFPLSFYKKLASDVLKKDKYLNIYFHPWEFAEIKDEAFKLPGFTVKNSGQDMVKRFDEFLSWLKSKNHTFGTFQEFQKNISS; encoded by the coding sequence ATGGTTTTATTAAGTTTTGATATCGAAGAATTTGATATGCCATTGGAATACAAAGGTGAAATTGCTTTTCAGAAACAAATCTCCATTTCCCAGGCAGGGTTGGAAAATATCTTAGATATTCTGAAAAAACATAACGCAAAAGCAACTTTTTTCTCTACGGTTGTTTTTGCCGAGAATAGCAAACATTTAATTGAAAAATTGCTCAATGAAGGTCACGAACTGGCTTCCCATACGTGGTTTCATTCGGATTTTAAAGAAGAACACCTGAAGCAGTCTAAGGAAAAACTTGAAGAACTATTCAGCACAAAAGTTACCGGACTGAGAATGCCCAGAATGATGCCGGTAAGTAAAAATGCCGTTGAAAATGCGGGATATTCTTACAATTCCTCCATCAATCCCACTTTTCTTCCGGGAAGATATAATAATCTTAAAATTTCAAGAACTTATTTCAAAGAAGGAAATGTGATGCAGATTCCGGCTTCGGTTTCTCCCAATTTCAGAATTCCTTTATTTTGGCTGAGTTTTCATAACTTTCCTTTATCTTTTTACAAAAAACTGGCTTCAGATGTCTTAAAAAAAGACAAGTATCTGAATATCTATTTTCACCCATGGGAATTTGCGGAAATTAAGGATGAAGCCTTTAAATTACCTGGTTTTACAGTAAAAAATTCAGGACAGGATATGGTAAAACGTTTCGACGAATTTCTATCTTGGCTAAAAAGTAAAAACCATACATTTGGTACATTTCAGGAATTTCAAAAAAATATCAGCTCATGA
- a CDS encoding glycosyltransferase family 2 protein, producing the protein MKKISIVIPAHNEEGNVALVHQKVKEVFDALEHYTFEIIFVNDGSRDNTQQKLEELSQQHEEVKFIEFSRNFGHQPAVKAGMDNATGNAVISMDGDLQHPPELIPEMIKKWEEGYDIVFTVRKYPKEISVFKRKTSDFFYKVLSGLSDVDLTKGGGSDFRLMDAGAVEVMRNLNEDDLFLRGLTSWMGFKQIGISFTANERLSGKSSYNLKKMVTFAFTGITAFSVKPLYIAAYLGFLFSGISVIGYAAYVIHSFITKTEISGWASLIMTIVFFGGLQLIILGIIGMYLGKIFKQVKQRPNYIIKNKNF; encoded by the coding sequence ATGAAGAAAATTTCAATCGTCATTCCTGCGCATAACGAAGAAGGAAACGTTGCTTTGGTACATCAGAAAGTTAAAGAAGTTTTTGATGCATTGGAGCATTACACATTTGAAATCATATTCGTAAATGACGGAAGCCGGGACAATACCCAACAAAAACTGGAGGAGCTATCACAACAGCATGAAGAGGTAAAATTTATTGAATTTTCAAGAAACTTCGGACATCAGCCGGCGGTAAAAGCAGGAATGGACAATGCCACCGGAAATGCAGTCATTTCAATGGACGGCGATCTCCAGCATCCGCCGGAACTTATTCCGGAGATGATCAAAAAATGGGAAGAAGGTTATGATATTGTGTTTACGGTAAGAAAATACCCTAAAGAAATTTCAGTATTCAAAAGAAAAACTTCGGATTTTTTCTATAAAGTTTTATCCGGATTATCGGATGTTGATTTAACGAAAGGCGGCGGCTCAGATTTCAGGCTAATGGACGCCGGTGCCGTAGAAGTAATGAGAAATCTCAATGAAGATGATCTCTTTTTAAGAGGTCTTACCAGTTGGATGGGCTTTAAACAAATCGGAATCAGTTTTACCGCGAATGAAAGACTTTCCGGAAAAAGCAGCTACAATCTTAAAAAGATGGTTACCTTTGCCTTTACGGGAATTACGGCTTTTAGTGTGAAACCGCTTTACATTGCAGCTTACCTGGGATTTTTATTTTCCGGGATTTCGGTAATTGGTTATGCAGCGTATGTCATTCATTCTTTCATTACCAAAACAGAAATTTCCGGATGGGCATCGCTGATCATGACTATTGTCTTCTTCGGCGGGCTGCAGTTAATCATACTGGGAATTATCGGAATGTATTTAGGGAAAATTTTTAAACAGGTAAAACAGAGGCCTAATTATATTATTAAAAATAAAAATTTTTAA
- a CDS encoding 2,3,4,5-tetrahydropyridine-2,6-dicarboxylate N-succinyltransferase — protein MSLQQTIENIWDNRELLQNEDSQKAIREVIALVDKGELRTAEPTENGWQVNEWVKKAVVMYFPIQKMETIEVGPFEFHDKMPLKRNYAEKGVRVVPHAVAREGAYIAPGVIMMPSYVNIGAYVDSGTMVDTWATVGSCAQIGKNVHLSGGVGIGGVLEPLQAAPVIIEDDCFIGSRCIVVEGVHVEKEAVLGANVVLTASTKIIDVTGPEPIEIKGRVPARSVVIPGSYTKQYPAGEYQVPCALIIGQRKESTDKKTSLNDALRDNNVAV, from the coding sequence ATGTCGTTACAACAAACAATTGAAAATATCTGGGACAACAGAGAATTATTGCAGAATGAAGACAGCCAGAAGGCGATCAGAGAGGTTATTGCGTTGGTGGACAAGGGAGAGCTTCGTACGGCTGAACCTACAGAAAACGGATGGCAGGTAAATGAATGGGTGAAAAAAGCAGTAGTGATGTATTTCCCGATTCAGAAAATGGAAACTATTGAAGTAGGTCCGTTTGAATTTCACGATAAAATGCCTCTAAAAAGAAATTATGCTGAAAAAGGCGTAAGAGTTGTACCGCATGCAGTGGCAAGAGAAGGAGCGTATATTGCTCCCGGAGTGATCATGATGCCTTCTTATGTGAACATCGGCGCCTATGTAGATTCAGGAACGATGGTGGATACCTGGGCAACCGTTGGAAGCTGCGCACAGATCGGTAAAAACGTTCACCTTAGCGGTGGCGTAGGAATCGGTGGAGTATTAGAACCGCTTCAGGCTGCTCCGGTAATTATTGAAGACGATTGCTTTATCGGTTCAAGATGCATCGTGGTTGAAGGAGTACACGTTGAAAAAGAAGCTGTTTTGGGAGCGAATGTTGTACTTACAGCCTCTACAAAAATCATTGACGTAACCGGTCCTGAGCCGATTGAAATTAAAGGTAGGGTTCCTGCACGTTCCGTAGTGATCCCTGGAAGTTATACAAAACAGTATCCTGCTGGAGAATATCAGGTTCCGTGTGCCTTGATCATCGGTCAGAGAAAAGAATCTACAGACAAAAAAACGTCTTTAAATGATGCTTTGAGAGATAATAATGTTGCCGTTTAA
- a CDS encoding C40 family peptidase, protein MKKCLNDKILNCKTIYTVLIASLLTVSCGSSKKVTSNKNTGTTSVSKAENLRNLDSKFNGKVSKSINELLKDAEKYLGAPYKFGGNTSSGFDCSGLAVKVFEENNYKLPRRSSDQAETGNTIDIREVKPGDLIFFATAGGTRVSHVGIVHEIGNDGEVKFIHASTTKGVIISSLKEKYWNKAYLHAKRIL, encoded by the coding sequence ATGAAGAAGTGCCTGAATGATAAAATTTTGAATTGTAAAACAATTTATACGGTACTCATCGCATCTTTACTTACTGTTTCCTGCGGAAGCTCGAAAAAAGTAACTTCCAATAAAAATACAGGTACTACATCTGTTTCAAAAGCCGAAAACCTCAGAAACCTGGATTCAAAATTCAACGGTAAAGTTTCAAAATCTATCAATGAACTGCTCAAAGACGCAGAAAAATACCTGGGTGCTCCTTACAAATTCGGCGGAAATACTTCTTCAGGCTTCGACTGCTCCGGATTAGCCGTAAAGGTTTTTGAAGAAAACAACTATAAGCTTCCAAGAAGATCATCTGATCAGGCAGAAACCGGAAATACCATAGACATCAGGGAAGTAAAACCAGGAGATCTTATATTTTTTGCAACAGCAGGCGGAACAAGAGTTTCTCATGTCGGAATTGTTCATGAGATCGGAAACGACGGCGAAGTAAAATTCATTCATGCTTCCACCACAAAAGGTGTGATCATTTCTTCCCTAAAAGAAAAATACTGGAACAAAGCCTATCTGCATGCAAAAAGAATTCTCTAA